In Phaseolus vulgaris cultivar G19833 chromosome 7, P. vulgaris v2.0, whole genome shotgun sequence, the genomic stretch CggttttatccttaaaaaacACCTCAAAGTCtatattttatgttgtgttttaAGTCGAGTTCTATGCTTTTACTTTATGTTTATGGAGTCTTATATGAGATTTTGAGTCATGTATAAGGATTGAGACACTCTAATTAAAATATcccttttattatatttattcattgccgataaaagaaaagtgttatTCACCTTGCTTCTTGAGTGGTGTGAAACTATATTAGCGGTATCCCAACACTCgctaaattaaatatcaataaattatttgtaatatgtGAAGTATTAATTAGTCAACTAAATGAGAAATAAAATGGTATAAGTTGGATTTTAGATGCAAAATATGAAAGTGATAGTATGATTAACGAAGAGAGATGATGGTTGTCCATAGAAGTGTAGGACCATTCCCAATACAAAAAGTCCAACAAATTATGATCATCGCAAGCACAACCCTCCACACCCTCCCTTTATATTCCTCCCCTTCCCCAACACCATAATCACCTTgtcgcttcttcttcttcttcttcttcttccactttCAACCTTTATTCACAATCCTTCATTCACTCTCCTTCAGCATgaaacaccaccatcaacatcAACATCAACACCAACACCAAATCTTCCAAAGAAGCTCAAGTGCATGCACAGCCACAACACGAAACACCCGAAGAATCCTACCTTCCACTCTCTCTCACTCCCGCGCCTTCGACTCCGAGGATGTCTCCGACAAACTCCTTGTGCGACGAGGATCCTCACCTTCCGTCTCCAACTTCTAccatcaacaacaacaacaaaaaccaCACAAACTAACGCCACAAAACAAGATATCCTCCATCTTACGTTCCTTCCTCAACATCTTCACGTTCCCCACAATCATCCCCACGTGCAAGTGGCTCACCATCCCCTCGCACCTCTCCATCACCCCCTCCCTCGGCCGGAAAGTCACCGGAACCCTCTTCGGCCACCGTCGCGGCCACATCTCCTTCGCCGTGCAGCTCCATCCCCGCGCCGAGCCCCTCCTCCTCGTGGAACTCGCCATGTCCACCTCCTCCCTTGTCAAGGAGATGTCCTCTGGTCTCGTGCGTCTGGCGCTCGAGTGCCCGAAGGTCTCGTTCTCGGCCGCCGCCAACGGTGGTCGGCAACAACACAAGAGACTCTTTCAGGAGCCTTCCTGGACCATGTACTGCAACGGCAGGAACTGCGGCTATGCGGTGTCCCGCACGTGCGGGGACCTCGACTGGCACGTGCTGAGCACCGTCCAGAGCGTGTCCGTGGGCGCCGGCGTGATCCCCCTTCTGGAGGATGGAAAAGGCGGCGGCGGTTCGGAGGGCGAGTTGATGTACATGAGGGCACGGTTTGAACGAGTTGTGGGGAGTCGTGACTCGGAGGCGTTTTACATGTTGAATCCTGATGGTAATGGCGGACCTGAACTTAGTATTTTTCTATTGAGAATATGATGTCAACATTCTTCACACAAAAAAGAACAAGACACAATTGTTATTAGACTTTCTTCATTGAAATACTTTTAAGGAAACAAAATTAGGGCTTCGGATTAAGATTGATGTATTGTTTAGGGTGATATCACTtgtttgctattttttttttcaattatgt encodes the following:
- the LOC137830561 gene encoding protein MIZU-KUSSEI 1-like — encoded protein: MKHHHQHQHQHQHQIFQRSSSACTATTRNTRRILPSTLSHSRAFDSEDVSDKLLVRRGSSPSVSNFYHQQQQQKPHKLTPQNKISSILRSFLNIFTFPTIIPTCKWLTIPSHLSITPSLGRKVTGTLFGHRRGHISFAVQLHPRAEPLLLVELAMSTSSLVKEMSSGLVRLALECPKVSFSAAANGGRQQHKRLFQEPSWTMYCNGRNCGYAVSRTCGDLDWHVLSTVQSVSVGAGVIPLLEDGKGGGGSEGELMYMRARFERVVGSRDSEAFYMLNPDGNGGPELSIFLLRI